In Tenebrio molitor chromosome 8, icTenMoli1.1, whole genome shotgun sequence, a genomic segment contains:
- the LOC138136514 gene encoding adenomatous polyposis coli homolog isoform X5, with amino-acid sequence MMGITNAFSSLGINEREGPKENSRGNTIPKQYSTMSLPNLSSQRPQVYHRFMRPKYSRIICDDEIESSEQPVDFSKKYCETKLLANESKTLKNSSGSGTFNKVVKSYNSTFTMYAETDLDQPTDYSLRYAEDDSDSEQCNKISKSETTEFVQDTIKTYCTEDTPYETPFNFSTSTSMSDLRIDEKGGAGGKLETESKPVFSKSIETAHQSKIKSEFSSGLMSPEKPVNYCDEGTPGYFSRVDSCGSLNSMPASDPPKQELKEQNLEEGEKNKGPRRMGKFPSETTKAVKFEEVVNYAEETPLMFSRSSSLASLDSIEQHSIHDDRSSVVSDFSRLTSGLISPSELPDSPSQTVPPSPRPAKSPVVFPPSKRKTRELPQIAQDAPKLSVFEDVVTKFKVESTPLHLSAATSLSSLIDPDEIDSKGHHNCRPLGEGVSQIKNETNNLDINHDLSESSEDEDILAACINIGMQNNRYSQPPPNEAPSTSYQFKHPEIGDLANARPALKKPPQQLSIPIEVDQGGPLQKSDITCDSLRTYCTEDTPAVLSHAGSQSDLSVLSINPEENKIESKAVAVTDLSMLQQSSVGKESEEGPSDVKESDDLNISLELGEAESNHLRRSPFSSLSDDSDESEQALLQECILAGMPKSNSSPVPAIPDPSEIPNDPNLLQNEIIESEPSDDEDDANILENCINIGMTSNRYSQSKPGTEYQFQKMSVAPKISDLANDCVRSYYTEDTPALLSHAGSHSDLSVLSVNGENGTVKDYFSDINSNFSDDDEEEDEKLLDECVRFGMAKIAEAAKVDKNVQTSSYQTEGASGSQHQDKVFVAEANYSESPDDSESISSLSDDSYESEQALLQQCIQAGMPARPRPVQNESADLTPAEKALLQQCILEGMKKCRISPKKPPEDDTSELTEADQALLRQCILSGMPKNRNLTLGGPSGSRDSAELTESERSLLQQCIAAGMPKSRNGRKPQWMRRPKEERAEHTCCIHCPRNNQNRAMSRPKTKKRNKDKVQVRESREILYVTGQIFALRKDVVEKSRQEWI; translated from the exons ATGATGGGTATAACAAACGCCTTTTCAAGTTTAGGGATAAACGAGAGGGAGGGGCCTAAGGAGAACTCACGAGGTAACACAATTCCAAAACAATACAGCACCATGAGTCTTCCGAATCTGTCATCACAAAGGCCTCAAGTTTATCACAGATTCATGCGCCCCAAATACTCGCGAATTATTTGCGACGACGAGATCGAGTCTAGCGAACAACCGGTCGACTTTAGTAAAAAGTATTGTGAGACAAAACTGCTCGCGAATGAATCGAAAACACTGAAAAACAGTAGCGGCAGTGGAACGTTCAATAAAGTGGTGAAAAGTTACAACAGCACGTTTACAATGTACGCAGAAACTGATTTAGATCAACCGACGGACTACTCGCTGAGGTACGCAGAGGACGACTCCGATTCGGAGCAGTGCaataaaatatcgaaaagCGAAACTACGGAATTTGTGCAAGACACTATCAAAACGTACTGCACCGAAGATACGCCCTACGAAACCCCTTTCAATTTCTCAACGTCCACCTCAATGTCGGACTTGAGAATCGACGAGAAAGGGGGCGCCGGTGGCAAGTTAGAGACCGAGTCGAAACCTGTGTTCTCCAAGTCAATAGAGACTGCGCACCAGAGCAAAATCAAATCAGAGTTCAGCTCTGGGTTGATGTCTCCGGAGAAACCCGTCAATTATTGCGACGAGGGTACTCCTGGGTACTTCTCGAGGGTGGACAGTTGCGGCTCGCTGAACTCCATGCCGGCGAGCGACCCGCCGAAGCAAGAACTCAAAGAACAAAACTTGGAGGAGGGGGAGAAAAATAAAGGCCCCAGGAGGATGGGCAAGTTTCCGTCGGAAACCACCAAAGCGGTAAAATTCGAAGAGGTGGTGAATTACGCCGAAGAGACGCCTCTGATGTTTTCCCGGTCGAGTTCTCTAGCCTCGCTGGACAGTATCGAGCAGCACTCCATACACGACGACCGCAGTTCGGTGGTGTCCGACTTCAGTCGGCTGACCAGCGGTCTGATCTCGCCGAGCGAGTTGCCAGACTCGCCGTCACAAACGGTGCCCCCCAGTCCCAGGCCCGCGAAGAGCCCTGTGGTCTTTCCCCCCTCGAAGAGGAAGACCAGGGAGTTGCCCCAGATCGCCCAGGATGCGCCAAAACTGAGCGTTTTCGAGGACGTGGTGACGAAATTCAAGGTGGAGAGCACACCTCTGCACCTCTCCGCGGCGACGAGTCTCAGCAGTTTGATCGATCCCGACGAGATCGACTCGAAGGGGCACCACAATTGTCGCCCATTGGGCGAAGGTGTCAGCCAGATAAAGAACGAGACGAATAATTTGGACATAAATCATGATTTGAGCGAGAGCTCGGAAGATGAGGATATCTTGGCGGCGTGCATTAACATCGGGATGCAAAATAACAG GTACAGTCAGCCCCCGCCAAACGAAGCCCCATCGACCAGCTACCAGTTCAAACACCCGGAAATCGGCGACCTCGCTAATGCAAGACCCGCTTTGAAGAAGCCCCCTCAACAGTTATCGATTCCGATTGAGGTGGATCAAGGTGGTCCTTTGCAAAAGTCGGATATAACGTGTGACTCGTTGAGGACTTACTGTACTGAAGACACACCAGCGGTGTTGAGTCACGCTGGGTCCCAGTCGGATCTCAGCGTTCTCTCGATTAATCCCGAggagaataaaattgaaagtaAAGCTGTTGCGGTCACAGATTTGAGTATGTTGCAACAGTCGAG TGTTGGGAAAGAGAGTGAAGAGGGACCGTCCGATGTCAAGGAGAGCG ACGACTTGAACATTTCGCTGGAGCTGGGAGAAGCCGAAAGTAACCACTTACGTCGCTCTCCATTTTCGTCTTTGAGCGACGACTCCGACGAGTCAGAACAAGCCCTCCTGCAAGAGTGCATCCTAGCAGGAATGCCCAAAAGCAACAGCTCCCCCGTACCCGCCATCCCAGACCCGTCCGAAATTCCAAACGATCCAAACCTGCTACAAAACGAAATCATCGAAAGCGAACCCTCAGACGACGAGGACGACGCCAACATCTTAGAGAATTGCATCAACATCGGAATGACGAGCAACCG TTACAGCCAGTCGAAACCCGGCACGGAGTACcagtttcaaaaaatgtccgTCGCCCCCAAGATCAGCGATCTGGCGAACGATTGTGTCCGGAGCTACTACACTGAAGACACTCCCGCGCTCTTGAGCCACGCTGGATCGCATTCGGATCTGAGCGTTCTCTCGGTGAACGGTGAAAACGGTACGGTCAAGGATTACTTTTCCGACATCAACAGCAACTTCTCTGATGATGACGAAGAAGAAGACGAGAAGTTGTTGGACGAGTGTGTTAGGTTTGGGATGGCGAAAATCGCGGAGGCGGCGAAAGTCGATAAAAA TGTTCAGACGTCGAGTTATCAGACTGAGGGGGCCTCAGGGTCGCAGCACCAAGACAAAG TTTTCGTAGCCGAGGCGAATTATTCGGAGAGCCCCGACGACTCCGAGTCGATCTCGTCCCTCAGCGACGACTCCTACGAGTCCGAGCAAGCCCTGTTGCAGCAGTGCATCCAGGCCGGCATGCCCGCGCGCCCCAGACCCGTCCAGAACGAATCCGCAGATCTCACCCCCGCGGAGAAGGCCCTGCTGCAGCAGTGCATCCTCGAGGGAATGAAGAAGTGCCGCATCAGCCCCAAGAAACCTCCCGAAGACGACACCTCCGAACTGACCGAAGCCGACCAAGCCCTCCTGCGCCAGTGCATCCTATCAGGGATGCCCAAAAACAGAAATCTGACGTTGGGGGGTCCGTCGGGGTCGCGCGACTCCGCCGAATTGACCGAGTCGGAGCGGTCGCTCTTGCAGCAGTGCATCGCGGCCGGCATGCCCAAGAGTCGCAACGGGAGGAAGCCCCAATGGATGCGGCGGCCGAAGGAGGAAAGGGCGGAGCACACTTGCTGCATTCATTGCCCCAGAAACAACCAGAACAGGGCGATGTCGAGGCCCAAGACGAAGAAGAGGAACAAGGACAAGGTGCAGGTCAGGGAGAGTCGCGAGATTTTGTACGTGACGGGGCAGATTTTCGCCCTGAGGAAGGACGTCGTGGAGAAGTCGCGACAGGAGTGGATCTAA
- the LOC138136514 gene encoding adenomatous polyposis coli protein-like isoform X1 produces MMGITNAFSSLGINEREGPKENSRGNTIPKQYSTMSLPNLSSQRPQVYHRFMRPKYSRIICDDEIESSEQPVDFSKKYCETKLLANESKTLKNSSGSGTFNKVVKSYNSTFTMYAETDLDQPTDYSLRYAEDDSDSEQCNKISKSETTEFVQDTIKTYCTEDTPYETPFNFSTSTSMSDLRIDEKGGAGGKLETESKPVFSKSIETAHQSKIKSEFSSGLMSPEKPVNYCDEGTPGYFSRVDSCGSLNSMPASDPPKQELKEQNLEEGEKNKGPRRMGKFPSETTKAVKFEEVVNYAEETPLMFSRSSSLASLDSIEQHSIHDDRSSVVSDFSRLTSGLISPSELPDSPSQTVPPSPRPAKSPVVFPPSKRKTRELPQIAQDAPKLSVFEDVVTKFKVESTPLHLSAATSLSSLIDPDEIDSKGHHNCRPLGEGVSQIKNETNNLDINHDLSESSEDEDILAACINIGMQNNRYSQPPPNEAPSTSYQFKHPEIGDLANARPALKKPPQQLSIPIEVDQGGPLQKSDITCDSLRTYCTEDTPAVLSHAGSQSDLSVLSINPEENKIESKAVAVTDLSMLQQSSVGKESEEGPSDVKESDDLNISLELGEAESNHLRRSPFSSLSDDSDESEQALLQECILAGMPKSNSSPVPAIPDPSEIPNDPNLLQNEIIESEPSDDEDDANILENCINIGMTSNRYSQSKPGTEYQFQKMSVAPKISDLANDCVRSYYTEDTPALLSHAGSHSDLSVLSVNGENGTVKDYFSDINSNFSDDDEEEDEKLLDECVRFGMAKIAEAAKVDKNCCFSSVQTSSYQTEGASGSQHQDKVFVAEANYSESPDDSESISSLSDDSYESEQALLQQCIQAGMPARPRPVQNESADLTPAEKALLQQCILEGMKKCRISPKKPPEDDTSELTEADQALLRQCILSGMPKNRNLTLGGPSGSRDSAELTESERSLLQQCIAAGMPKSRNGRKPQWMRRPKEERAEHTCCIHCPRNNQNRAMSRPKTKKRNKDKVQVRESREILYVTGQIFALRKDVVEKSRQEWI; encoded by the exons ATGATGGGTATAACAAACGCCTTTTCAAGTTTAGGGATAAACGAGAGGGAGGGGCCTAAGGAGAACTCACGAGGTAACACAATTCCAAAACAATACAGCACCATGAGTCTTCCGAATCTGTCATCACAAAGGCCTCAAGTTTATCACAGATTCATGCGCCCCAAATACTCGCGAATTATTTGCGACGACGAGATCGAGTCTAGCGAACAACCGGTCGACTTTAGTAAAAAGTATTGTGAGACAAAACTGCTCGCGAATGAATCGAAAACACTGAAAAACAGTAGCGGCAGTGGAACGTTCAATAAAGTGGTGAAAAGTTACAACAGCACGTTTACAATGTACGCAGAAACTGATTTAGATCAACCGACGGACTACTCGCTGAGGTACGCAGAGGACGACTCCGATTCGGAGCAGTGCaataaaatatcgaaaagCGAAACTACGGAATTTGTGCAAGACACTATCAAAACGTACTGCACCGAAGATACGCCCTACGAAACCCCTTTCAATTTCTCAACGTCCACCTCAATGTCGGACTTGAGAATCGACGAGAAAGGGGGCGCCGGTGGCAAGTTAGAGACCGAGTCGAAACCTGTGTTCTCCAAGTCAATAGAGACTGCGCACCAGAGCAAAATCAAATCAGAGTTCAGCTCTGGGTTGATGTCTCCGGAGAAACCCGTCAATTATTGCGACGAGGGTACTCCTGGGTACTTCTCGAGGGTGGACAGTTGCGGCTCGCTGAACTCCATGCCGGCGAGCGACCCGCCGAAGCAAGAACTCAAAGAACAAAACTTGGAGGAGGGGGAGAAAAATAAAGGCCCCAGGAGGATGGGCAAGTTTCCGTCGGAAACCACCAAAGCGGTAAAATTCGAAGAGGTGGTGAATTACGCCGAAGAGACGCCTCTGATGTTTTCCCGGTCGAGTTCTCTAGCCTCGCTGGACAGTATCGAGCAGCACTCCATACACGACGACCGCAGTTCGGTGGTGTCCGACTTCAGTCGGCTGACCAGCGGTCTGATCTCGCCGAGCGAGTTGCCAGACTCGCCGTCACAAACGGTGCCCCCCAGTCCCAGGCCCGCGAAGAGCCCTGTGGTCTTTCCCCCCTCGAAGAGGAAGACCAGGGAGTTGCCCCAGATCGCCCAGGATGCGCCAAAACTGAGCGTTTTCGAGGACGTGGTGACGAAATTCAAGGTGGAGAGCACACCTCTGCACCTCTCCGCGGCGACGAGTCTCAGCAGTTTGATCGATCCCGACGAGATCGACTCGAAGGGGCACCACAATTGTCGCCCATTGGGCGAAGGTGTCAGCCAGATAAAGAACGAGACGAATAATTTGGACATAAATCATGATTTGAGCGAGAGCTCGGAAGATGAGGATATCTTGGCGGCGTGCATTAACATCGGGATGCAAAATAACAG GTACAGTCAGCCCCCGCCAAACGAAGCCCCATCGACCAGCTACCAGTTCAAACACCCGGAAATCGGCGACCTCGCTAATGCAAGACCCGCTTTGAAGAAGCCCCCTCAACAGTTATCGATTCCGATTGAGGTGGATCAAGGTGGTCCTTTGCAAAAGTCGGATATAACGTGTGACTCGTTGAGGACTTACTGTACTGAAGACACACCAGCGGTGTTGAGTCACGCTGGGTCCCAGTCGGATCTCAGCGTTCTCTCGATTAATCCCGAggagaataaaattgaaagtaAAGCTGTTGCGGTCACAGATTTGAGTATGTTGCAACAGTCGAG TGTTGGGAAAGAGAGTGAAGAGGGACCGTCCGATGTCAAGGAGAGCG ACGACTTGAACATTTCGCTGGAGCTGGGAGAAGCCGAAAGTAACCACTTACGTCGCTCTCCATTTTCGTCTTTGAGCGACGACTCCGACGAGTCAGAACAAGCCCTCCTGCAAGAGTGCATCCTAGCAGGAATGCCCAAAAGCAACAGCTCCCCCGTACCCGCCATCCCAGACCCGTCCGAAATTCCAAACGATCCAAACCTGCTACAAAACGAAATCATCGAAAGCGAACCCTCAGACGACGAGGACGACGCCAACATCTTAGAGAATTGCATCAACATCGGAATGACGAGCAACCG TTACAGCCAGTCGAAACCCGGCACGGAGTACcagtttcaaaaaatgtccgTCGCCCCCAAGATCAGCGATCTGGCGAACGATTGTGTCCGGAGCTACTACACTGAAGACACTCCCGCGCTCTTGAGCCACGCTGGATCGCATTCGGATCTGAGCGTTCTCTCGGTGAACGGTGAAAACGGTACGGTCAAGGATTACTTTTCCGACATCAACAGCAACTTCTCTGATGATGACGAAGAAGAAGACGAGAAGTTGTTGGACGAGTGTGTTAGGTTTGGGATGGCGAAAATCGCGGAGGCGGCGAAAGTCGATAAAAA TTGTTGTTTTAGCAGTGTTCAGACGTCGAGTTATCAGACTGAGGGGGCCTCAGGGTCGCAGCACCAAGACAAAG TTTTCGTAGCCGAGGCGAATTATTCGGAGAGCCCCGACGACTCCGAGTCGATCTCGTCCCTCAGCGACGACTCCTACGAGTCCGAGCAAGCCCTGTTGCAGCAGTGCATCCAGGCCGGCATGCCCGCGCGCCCCAGACCCGTCCAGAACGAATCCGCAGATCTCACCCCCGCGGAGAAGGCCCTGCTGCAGCAGTGCATCCTCGAGGGAATGAAGAAGTGCCGCATCAGCCCCAAGAAACCTCCCGAAGACGACACCTCCGAACTGACCGAAGCCGACCAAGCCCTCCTGCGCCAGTGCATCCTATCAGGGATGCCCAAAAACAGAAATCTGACGTTGGGGGGTCCGTCGGGGTCGCGCGACTCCGCCGAATTGACCGAGTCGGAGCGGTCGCTCTTGCAGCAGTGCATCGCGGCCGGCATGCCCAAGAGTCGCAACGGGAGGAAGCCCCAATGGATGCGGCGGCCGAAGGAGGAAAGGGCGGAGCACACTTGCTGCATTCATTGCCCCAGAAACAACCAGAACAGGGCGATGTCGAGGCCCAAGACGAAGAAGAGGAACAAGGACAAGGTGCAGGTCAGGGAGAGTCGCGAGATTTTGTACGTGACGGGGCAGATTTTCGCCCTGAGGAAGGACGTCGTGGAGAAGTCGCGACAGGAGTGGATCTAA
- the LOC138136514 gene encoding adenomatous polyposis coli protein-like isoform X7 gives MMGITNAFSSLGINEREGPKENSRGNTIPKQYSTMSLPNLSSQRPQVYHRFMRPKYSRIICDDEIESSEQPVDFSKKYCETKLLANESKTLKNSSGSGTFNKVVKSYNSTFTMYAETDLDQPTDYSLRYAEDDSDSEQCNKISKSETTEFVQDTIKTYCTEDTPYETPFNFSTSTSMSDLRIDEKGGAGGKLETESKPVFSKSIETAHQSKIKSEFSSGLMSPEKPVNYCDEGTPGYFSRVDSCGSLNSMPASDPPKQELKEQNLEEGEKNKGPRRMGKFPSETTKAVKFEEVVNYAEETPLMFSRSSSLASLDSIEQHSIHDDRSSVVSDFSRLTSGLISPSELPDSPSQTVPPSPRPAKSPVVFPPSKRKTRELPQIAQDAPKLSVFEDVVTKFKVESTPLHLSAATSLSSLIDPDEIDSKGHHNCRPLGEGVSQIKNETNNLDINHDLSESSEDEDILAACINIGMQNNRYSQPPPNEAPSTSYQFKHPEIGDLANARPALKKPPQQLSIPIEVDQGGPLQKSDITCDSLRTYCTEDTPAVLSHAGSQSDLSVLSINPEENKIESKAVAVTDLSMLQQSSVGKESEEGPSDVKESDDLNISLELGEAESNHLRRSPFSSLSDDSDESEQALLQECILAGMPKSNSSPVPAIPDPSEIPNDPNLLQNEIIESEPSDDEDDANILENCINIGMTSNRYSQSKPGTEYQFQKMSVAPKISDLANDCVRSYYTEDTPALLSHAGSHSDLSVLSVNGENGTVKDYFSDINSNFSDDDEEEDEKLLDECVRFGMAKIAEAAKVDKNVQTSSYQTEGASGSQHQDKAEANYSESPDDSESISSLSDDSYESEQALLQQCIQAGMPARPRPVQNESADLTPAEKALLQQCILEGMKKCRISPKKPPEDDTSELTEADQALLRQCILSGMPKNRNLTLGGPSGSRDSAELTESERSLLQQCIAAGMPKSRNGRKPQWMRRPKEERAEHTCCIHCPRNNQNRAMSRPKTKKRNKDKVQVRESREILYVTGQIFALRKDVVEKSRQEWI, from the exons ATGATGGGTATAACAAACGCCTTTTCAAGTTTAGGGATAAACGAGAGGGAGGGGCCTAAGGAGAACTCACGAGGTAACACAATTCCAAAACAATACAGCACCATGAGTCTTCCGAATCTGTCATCACAAAGGCCTCAAGTTTATCACAGATTCATGCGCCCCAAATACTCGCGAATTATTTGCGACGACGAGATCGAGTCTAGCGAACAACCGGTCGACTTTAGTAAAAAGTATTGTGAGACAAAACTGCTCGCGAATGAATCGAAAACACTGAAAAACAGTAGCGGCAGTGGAACGTTCAATAAAGTGGTGAAAAGTTACAACAGCACGTTTACAATGTACGCAGAAACTGATTTAGATCAACCGACGGACTACTCGCTGAGGTACGCAGAGGACGACTCCGATTCGGAGCAGTGCaataaaatatcgaaaagCGAAACTACGGAATTTGTGCAAGACACTATCAAAACGTACTGCACCGAAGATACGCCCTACGAAACCCCTTTCAATTTCTCAACGTCCACCTCAATGTCGGACTTGAGAATCGACGAGAAAGGGGGCGCCGGTGGCAAGTTAGAGACCGAGTCGAAACCTGTGTTCTCCAAGTCAATAGAGACTGCGCACCAGAGCAAAATCAAATCAGAGTTCAGCTCTGGGTTGATGTCTCCGGAGAAACCCGTCAATTATTGCGACGAGGGTACTCCTGGGTACTTCTCGAGGGTGGACAGTTGCGGCTCGCTGAACTCCATGCCGGCGAGCGACCCGCCGAAGCAAGAACTCAAAGAACAAAACTTGGAGGAGGGGGAGAAAAATAAAGGCCCCAGGAGGATGGGCAAGTTTCCGTCGGAAACCACCAAAGCGGTAAAATTCGAAGAGGTGGTGAATTACGCCGAAGAGACGCCTCTGATGTTTTCCCGGTCGAGTTCTCTAGCCTCGCTGGACAGTATCGAGCAGCACTCCATACACGACGACCGCAGTTCGGTGGTGTCCGACTTCAGTCGGCTGACCAGCGGTCTGATCTCGCCGAGCGAGTTGCCAGACTCGCCGTCACAAACGGTGCCCCCCAGTCCCAGGCCCGCGAAGAGCCCTGTGGTCTTTCCCCCCTCGAAGAGGAAGACCAGGGAGTTGCCCCAGATCGCCCAGGATGCGCCAAAACTGAGCGTTTTCGAGGACGTGGTGACGAAATTCAAGGTGGAGAGCACACCTCTGCACCTCTCCGCGGCGACGAGTCTCAGCAGTTTGATCGATCCCGACGAGATCGACTCGAAGGGGCACCACAATTGTCGCCCATTGGGCGAAGGTGTCAGCCAGATAAAGAACGAGACGAATAATTTGGACATAAATCATGATTTGAGCGAGAGCTCGGAAGATGAGGATATCTTGGCGGCGTGCATTAACATCGGGATGCAAAATAACAG GTACAGTCAGCCCCCGCCAAACGAAGCCCCATCGACCAGCTACCAGTTCAAACACCCGGAAATCGGCGACCTCGCTAATGCAAGACCCGCTTTGAAGAAGCCCCCTCAACAGTTATCGATTCCGATTGAGGTGGATCAAGGTGGTCCTTTGCAAAAGTCGGATATAACGTGTGACTCGTTGAGGACTTACTGTACTGAAGACACACCAGCGGTGTTGAGTCACGCTGGGTCCCAGTCGGATCTCAGCGTTCTCTCGATTAATCCCGAggagaataaaattgaaagtaAAGCTGTTGCGGTCACAGATTTGAGTATGTTGCAACAGTCGAG TGTTGGGAAAGAGAGTGAAGAGGGACCGTCCGATGTCAAGGAGAGCG ACGACTTGAACATTTCGCTGGAGCTGGGAGAAGCCGAAAGTAACCACTTACGTCGCTCTCCATTTTCGTCTTTGAGCGACGACTCCGACGAGTCAGAACAAGCCCTCCTGCAAGAGTGCATCCTAGCAGGAATGCCCAAAAGCAACAGCTCCCCCGTACCCGCCATCCCAGACCCGTCCGAAATTCCAAACGATCCAAACCTGCTACAAAACGAAATCATCGAAAGCGAACCCTCAGACGACGAGGACGACGCCAACATCTTAGAGAATTGCATCAACATCGGAATGACGAGCAACCG TTACAGCCAGTCGAAACCCGGCACGGAGTACcagtttcaaaaaatgtccgTCGCCCCCAAGATCAGCGATCTGGCGAACGATTGTGTCCGGAGCTACTACACTGAAGACACTCCCGCGCTCTTGAGCCACGCTGGATCGCATTCGGATCTGAGCGTTCTCTCGGTGAACGGTGAAAACGGTACGGTCAAGGATTACTTTTCCGACATCAACAGCAACTTCTCTGATGATGACGAAGAAGAAGACGAGAAGTTGTTGGACGAGTGTGTTAGGTTTGGGATGGCGAAAATCGCGGAGGCGGCGAAAGTCGATAAAAA TGTTCAGACGTCGAGTTATCAGACTGAGGGGGCCTCAGGGTCGCAGCACCAAGACAAAG CCGAGGCGAATTATTCGGAGAGCCCCGACGACTCCGAGTCGATCTCGTCCCTCAGCGACGACTCCTACGAGTCCGAGCAAGCCCTGTTGCAGCAGTGCATCCAGGCCGGCATGCCCGCGCGCCCCAGACCCGTCCAGAACGAATCCGCAGATCTCACCCCCGCGGAGAAGGCCCTGCTGCAGCAGTGCATCCTCGAGGGAATGAAGAAGTGCCGCATCAGCCCCAAGAAACCTCCCGAAGACGACACCTCCGAACTGACCGAAGCCGACCAAGCCCTCCTGCGCCAGTGCATCCTATCAGGGATGCCCAAAAACAGAAATCTGACGTTGGGGGGTCCGTCGGGGTCGCGCGACTCCGCCGAATTGACCGAGTCGGAGCGGTCGCTCTTGCAGCAGTGCATCGCGGCCGGCATGCCCAAGAGTCGCAACGGGAGGAAGCCCCAATGGATGCGGCGGCCGAAGGAGGAAAGGGCGGAGCACACTTGCTGCATTCATTGCCCCAGAAACAACCAGAACAGGGCGATGTCGAGGCCCAAGACGAAGAAGAGGAACAAGGACAAGGTGCAGGTCAGGGAGAGTCGCGAGATTTTGTACGTGACGGGGCAGATTTTCGCCCTGAGGAAGGACGTCGTGGAGAAGTCGCGACAGGAGTGGATCTAA